From a single Pseudomonas sp. A34-9 genomic region:
- the pvdM gene encoding pyoverdine-tailoring dipeptidase-like protein PvdM has translation MTKPRSKKALFIGLPLALAISAGAGFAVWQHWFKDDLGYPGKIMKQADELHERMLSFDSHVSLTQNFGTDGHEANKDGDGQFDLAKANRGRLSGAALTIFGWPEMWNGPNAPHKPTPGFVDEARNQQEIRYKIISGMVRDYPNQVAIAYTPDDFRRLHGEGKFAIFISMLNAYPLGHDLSLLDMWTARGMRMFGFSYIGNNDWADSSRPLPFLNDSPDALDGLSDLGRQAVKRLNDLGVIIDVSQMSTKALEQVAQLSRTPLIASHSAPRAMVDIPRNLSDKEMQLIKNSGGVVQIVAFSQYLRPLTQTTQDKLNEMRKDFDLPPLPNLAMALMPGDPIIAAWSEQKFGQYASRLYGILEEEPKASLKDLGDAIDYAVRKIGIDHVGISSDFNEGGGVKGFENVGEIRNVTAELISRGYSEADIAKLWGGNFLRVWDQVEKAAKPALASAPGTAKP, from the coding sequence ATGACAAAACCACGTTCGAAAAAGGCTCTATTCATCGGCCTCCCCTTAGCCTTGGCGATCAGCGCCGGCGCAGGCTTTGCCGTCTGGCAGCACTGGTTCAAGGACGACCTCGGCTACCCGGGCAAAATCATGAAACAGGCGGATGAGCTGCACGAACGCATGCTCTCTTTCGACAGCCATGTCAGCCTGACGCAGAACTTCGGCACCGACGGCCACGAAGCCAACAAGGACGGTGACGGCCAGTTCGACCTGGCCAAGGCCAATCGTGGACGCCTGTCCGGCGCGGCGCTGACCATCTTCGGCTGGCCGGAAATGTGGAACGGTCCGAACGCACCGCACAAGCCAACCCCCGGCTTCGTCGACGAGGCACGCAACCAGCAGGAAATTCGCTACAAGATCATTTCCGGGATGGTCCGCGACTATCCCAATCAGGTTGCCATCGCCTACACCCCGGATGATTTCCGTCGTCTGCACGGCGAAGGCAAATTCGCGATTTTCATCAGCATGCTCAACGCCTACCCGCTGGGCCACGACCTGAGCCTGCTGGACATGTGGACGGCGCGCGGCATGCGCATGTTCGGCTTCAGCTACATCGGCAATAACGACTGGGCTGATTCATCGCGTCCGTTGCCGTTCCTCAACGACTCACCGGATGCCCTCGACGGCCTCTCGGATCTGGGCAGGCAAGCAGTCAAGCGCCTGAACGATCTGGGCGTGATCATCGACGTTTCGCAGATGTCGACCAAGGCCCTTGAGCAGGTCGCGCAACTGAGCCGTACGCCGCTGATTGCCTCGCACTCGGCGCCACGCGCAATGGTCGACATCCCGCGCAACCTCAGCGACAAGGAAATGCAGCTGATCAAGAACAGCGGTGGCGTGGTGCAGATTGTCGCGTTCTCGCAATACCTGCGCCCACTGACGCAGACCACGCAAGACAAACTCAATGAGATGCGCAAGGACTTCGATCTGCCGCCACTGCCGAATCTGGCCATGGCGTTGATGCCCGGCGACCCGATCATTGCGGCGTGGTCCGAGCAGAAGTTCGGCCAGTACGCCAGTCGCCTCTACGGCATCCTCGAAGAGGAGCCGAAAGCCAGCCTCAAGGACCTGGGCGACGCCATCGATTACGCGGTACGCAAGATCGGCATCGACCATGTCGGCATCAGTTCCGACTTCAACGAGGGCGGTGGCGTCAAAGGTTTCGAGAACGTCGGTGAGATCCGCAACGTCACCGCCGAGTTGATCTCGCGCGGTTATTCCGAGGCGGATATCGCCAAGCTCTGGGGCGGCAACTTCCTGCGGGTCTGGGATCAGGTCGAGAAAGCCGCGAAACCGGCACTGGCCAGCGCGCCGGGAACCGCCAAGCCATGA
- a CDS encoding IS481 family transposase yields MPWRELKPMDLKVMFIADYLSGRLNFSQLCAAHSISRKTGYKWVARYNADSINGLAECSRKRHSQAQAVPFAVKEAILELRRQGQTTPGPKKIQTALQERFPDQPPPSKTTIYNVLKKAGLVVSRRLRQRVAVYPKPLQKADLPNQLWSADYKGQYLTGDGVWCYPLTVMDHASRFLLACESMPSTTFKDAKATFERLFKTYGMPERIRTDNGVPFASGGRAGLSQLSIWWARLGIIHERTQPGRPEQNGRHERMHRTLKSTLPRPPEIEWGAQQKHFDLFMQHYNHERFHEALGQKTPASCYISSSRVFPRKLPEMKYPSHVEAYRTDSNGVVNKGRLRIYVGYVLKHQIVGLESISEGVWDIIFGPVLLGRVDERDAKDGYLTLKVIKNK; encoded by the coding sequence ATGCCGTGGCGAGAGCTGAAACCTATGGACCTTAAAGTGATGTTCATCGCCGACTATCTGTCCGGTCGGCTCAACTTCAGTCAACTCTGTGCGGCTCACAGCATCAGTCGCAAGACTGGCTACAAGTGGGTGGCCCGCTACAACGCGGACAGCATCAATGGCTTGGCGGAGTGCAGTCGCAAGCGTCATTCTCAAGCACAGGCTGTGCCGTTTGCGGTCAAAGAAGCCATTCTTGAGCTGCGGCGCCAAGGTCAAACCACGCCGGGCCCGAAAAAGATCCAGACAGCCCTGCAAGAGCGGTTTCCAGATCAGCCGCCGCCCTCCAAAACCACGATCTACAACGTGCTTAAAAAAGCGGGGCTAGTGGTGTCTCGACGGTTGCGTCAGCGTGTCGCTGTCTATCCAAAACCACTCCAGAAAGCCGACCTTCCTAATCAGCTCTGGAGCGCTGATTACAAAGGCCAATACCTGACAGGAGACGGTGTCTGGTGTTACCCGTTGACGGTAATGGATCACGCCAGTCGATTTTTACTGGCTTGTGAAAGTATGCCGAGCACGACTTTCAAGGACGCCAAAGCCACCTTCGAACGGTTATTTAAGACGTATGGGATGCCTGAGCGGATCCGCACTGATAACGGTGTCCCTTTTGCCAGCGGCGGGCGTGCGGGGTTATCACAATTATCCATTTGGTGGGCTCGTCTAGGCATCATTCATGAGCGGACTCAACCTGGGCGACCTGAGCAAAACGGACGGCATGAACGCATGCACCGCACGCTTAAAAGTACATTGCCAAGACCGCCGGAAATTGAGTGGGGAGCTCAGCAGAAGCATTTTGATCTGTTCATGCAGCACTATAATCATGAGCGTTTTCATGAGGCATTGGGGCAGAAAACCCCGGCCTCTTGCTACATCAGCTCTTCACGGGTATTTCCGAGAAAGTTGCCGGAGATGAAATACCCCAGCCATGTTGAGGCATACCGAACGGACTCCAACGGCGTAGTGAACAAAGGAAGGCTCAGAATCTATGTGGGCTATGTCCTGAAACATCAGATAGTCGGATTGGAGAGCATCAGCGAGGGTGTTTGGGACATCATCTTTGGGCCTGTTCTACTGGGACGTGTTGATGAACGAGACGCTAAGGATGGTTATCTGACGCTCAAAGTAATCAAAAATAAGTGA
- a CDS encoding aminotransferase class V-fold PLP-dependent enzyme: MSNRRDFLKQAGILAAALPLGASLPTLASASAAAPLPRNKWAQLQQLFNQDPDYLHFSNFLITSHPKPVREAIEQHRAALDKNPGLAMDWDLGVIEQREENVRVWAGRYLQANAKQIALTGSTTEGLATIYGGVHVRPDQEILTTVHEHYATHTILALRTERDGTRVRKIALFKDVYSASKAEILASIDNAIRPETRVLGMCWVHSGSGLKLPIGEIGAIVDKHNRGRRDADRIVYVVDGVHGFGVDNLSFAQMNCDFFIAGTHKWMFGPRGTGIICSRFEQVRYVTPIIPTFSEATAFSTTMTPGGYHSFEHRWALDEAFKLHLQLGKAEVEARIHALNSYLKQHLQQRSPIELVTPSSPELSAGFTFFRVKGKDSDKIAAHLMANRVIADAVHRDVGPVIRTAPGLLNDEAQIDRLLAVLDQAL; this comes from the coding sequence ATGAGCAATCGTCGCGATTTTCTCAAGCAGGCCGGGATACTGGCTGCGGCGCTGCCACTGGGTGCGAGCCTGCCCACGCTCGCCAGTGCTTCAGCCGCTGCACCGCTGCCGCGCAACAAGTGGGCGCAGTTGCAACAGCTGTTCAATCAGGATCCGGACTACCTGCACTTCTCCAATTTTCTGATCACCTCGCACCCCAAACCGGTGCGCGAGGCGATTGAACAGCATCGCGCGGCCCTCGACAAAAATCCCGGTCTGGCGATGGATTGGGATCTGGGCGTGATCGAACAGCGCGAGGAAAACGTGCGGGTCTGGGCCGGTCGCTACTTGCAAGCCAACGCGAAGCAAATTGCACTGACCGGCAGCACCACCGAAGGCCTGGCAACGATCTATGGCGGCGTGCATGTGCGCCCTGATCAGGAAATCCTCACCACCGTCCACGAACATTACGCCACCCACACCATCCTCGCCCTGCGCACCGAGCGCGATGGCACGCGGGTGCGCAAGATTGCGTTGTTCAAGGATGTGTACAGCGCCAGCAAAGCCGAAATCCTCGCCAGCATCGACAACGCCATCCGCCCCGAAACCCGGGTGCTGGGCATGTGCTGGGTGCATTCGGGCAGCGGCCTGAAACTGCCCATCGGCGAGATCGGCGCAATCGTCGACAAGCACAATCGCGGCCGCCGTGATGCTGACCGCATCGTCTACGTGGTCGACGGCGTGCATGGTTTCGGCGTCGACAACCTGAGCTTCGCGCAAATGAACTGCGACTTCTTCATTGCCGGCACGCACAAATGGATGTTCGGCCCGCGCGGCACCGGGATCATTTGCAGCCGTTTTGAACAGGTCAGGTACGTCACGCCGATCATTCCGACCTTCTCCGAAGCCACCGCTTTTTCCACCACCATGACGCCGGGTGGCTACCACTCCTTCGAGCACCGCTGGGCGCTGGACGAGGCGTTCAAGTTGCACCTGCAACTGGGCAAGGCTGAGGTCGAAGCGCGCATTCACGCGCTCAACAGCTACCTCAAACAGCACTTGCAACAACGCTCGCCAATCGAACTCGTCACGCCGTCGAGTCCAGAGTTGTCCGCCGGCTTCACGTTCTTCCGGGTCAAGGGCAAGGACAGCGACAAGATCGCTGCGCACCTGATGGCCAACCGCGTGATCGCCGATGCCGTCCACCGTGATGTCGGCCCGGTGATCCGCACCGCCCCCGGGCTGCTCAACGACGAAGCACAAATCGACCGCCTGCTGGCCGTGCTCGACCAGGCCCTTTGA
- a CDS encoding formylglycine-generating enzyme family protein, which produces MNSELRRFPLKTLPALVLTALAAGLLPGAAQAATPPAPGKVFKDCKDCPEMVVLPTGTFTMGTPDDEVGREPDEGPMHPVTFAKPLAISRFQVLRGEWDAYLKDTGYTMPDGDTRPGRACKAGIPDYQGSDPRKQYTDKHPAVCMDFPEVEAYVAWLSKKTGKQYRLVSESLREYAARGGSSGPFPFPFDEGKEYSIAKHANTYGAADGYNFTAPAGSFPANAFGVYDMHGNIYEWTADCYNENYVGAPSDGSAWLSGKCEIRRIRGNDWGEAPVFSRSGNRNATYTDTRGDWIGFRVARDL; this is translated from the coding sequence ATGAACAGTGAACTGCGTCGTTTCCCCCTCAAGACCCTGCCGGCGCTGGTGCTCACCGCCCTCGCTGCCGGCCTGCTGCCTGGCGCTGCCCAGGCCGCCACGCCGCCGGCCCCCGGCAAGGTGTTCAAGGACTGCAAGGACTGCCCGGAAATGGTCGTGCTGCCCACCGGCACCTTCACCATGGGCACCCCGGATGACGAGGTAGGCCGTGAGCCTGACGAAGGCCCGATGCACCCGGTGACATTTGCCAAACCGTTGGCGATCAGCCGTTTTCAGGTGCTGCGTGGCGAGTGGGATGCGTACCTCAAGGACACCGGCTACACAATGCCCGACGGCGACACCCGCCCCGGGCGTGCGTGCAAGGCCGGCATCCCTGACTATCAGGGCAGCGATCCGCGCAAGCAGTACACCGACAAGCATCCAGCCGTGTGCATGGACTTCCCTGAAGTCGAGGCGTACGTCGCGTGGCTGTCGAAAAAGACCGGCAAACAATACCGACTGGTCAGCGAATCCCTGCGTGAATACGCCGCCCGTGGCGGCAGCAGCGGGCCGTTTCCCTTCCCGTTCGATGAAGGCAAGGAATACAGCATCGCCAAACACGCCAACACCTATGGCGCCGCCGATGGCTACAACTTCACCGCGCCGGCCGGCAGCTTTCCAGCCAATGCCTTCGGCGTGTACGACATGCACGGCAACATCTATGAATGGACCGCCGACTGCTACAACGAAAACTACGTCGGCGCACCGAGCGACGGCAGTGCCTGGCTGAGCGGCAAATGTGAAATCCGCCGTATCCGTGGCAACGATTGGGGCGAAGCGCCGGTGTTCTCCCGCTCCGGCAACCGCAATGCCACCTATACCGACACGCGCGGTGACTGGATCGGCTTTCGCGTCGCCCGCGATCTGTAA
- a CDS encoding alpha/beta hydrolase — translation MSLNPDIAAFLQLVGNGRASGKRVGMHELSPTEAREQFDQSSLLMDAGGEALEVVDALQLPVRDGARLNARIYSNQPLSSGAGRPALLYFHGGGYVVGSLDSHDSLCRALAAMADCVVLSVAYRLAPEFRFPTAANDARDAWDWLVASAADLGIDAARLAIAGDSVGGSLTTVLAAQLTDAAVQPRLQVLIYPVTDASRSTPSIEQFGEGYLLEKASLQWFYEHYQREASDRLDPRFSPLLAEVNANVAPVLLVLAECDPLHDEGVAYARHLQAAGVTVELKVYEGMTHDFMRMGAIIDEAEEAQEYIAGRLVEVFALA, via the coding sequence ATGTCGTTGAACCCTGATATCGCCGCGTTCCTGCAACTGGTCGGCAACGGCCGGGCCAGTGGCAAGCGCGTTGGCATGCATGAGCTGAGCCCGACAGAGGCGCGCGAACAGTTTGATCAGTCGTCGTTGTTGATGGACGCCGGCGGGGAAGCGCTTGAGGTGGTGGACGCGCTGCAATTGCCCGTGCGTGATGGCGCGCGTCTGAACGCGCGGATCTACAGCAATCAGCCTTTGAGTAGCGGTGCCGGGCGTCCGGCGCTGTTGTATTTCCATGGTGGCGGTTATGTGGTCGGCAGCCTCGATTCCCACGATTCTCTGTGCCGGGCGTTGGCCGCGATGGCCGATTGTGTGGTGTTGTCGGTGGCTTATCGACTGGCGCCGGAGTTTCGTTTTCCGACGGCAGCCAATGACGCCCGCGATGCCTGGGACTGGCTGGTGGCCAGTGCTGCGGATCTGGGCATCGATGCCGCGCGCCTGGCGATTGCCGGTGACAGCGTCGGAGGCAGCCTGACCACGGTGCTTGCTGCGCAACTGACGGATGCCGCTGTGCAGCCGCGCTTGCAGGTGCTGATCTATCCAGTCACCGATGCCAGTCGCAGCACGCCTTCCATCGAGCAGTTCGGGGAAGGGTATCTGCTGGAGAAGGCTTCGCTGCAGTGGTTCTACGAGCACTATCAGCGTGAGGCCAGCGATCGTCTCGATCCACGTTTCTCGCCGTTGCTGGCTGAGGTCAACGCTAACGTCGCGCCGGTGCTGCTGGTCTTGGCCGAGTGTGATCCGTTGCACGATGAGGGCGTGGCGTATGCGCGTCACTTGCAGGCGGCGGGGGTTACGGTGGAGCTGAAGGTTTATGAGGGGATGACCCACGACTTCATGCGCATGGGGGCGATTATTGATGAGGCTGAAGAGGCGCAGGAATATATTGCCGGGCGCTTGGTAGAGGTATTTGCTTTGGCTTGA
- a CDS encoding TonB-dependent siderophore receptor: protein MPAPHGLHPLAKALLIRRSLRSTLPALCAMALTLPMIGQAQAAAVALDIPAQSLGSALQEFGRQTNLQVLYSPDEVSGLRSSAVSGNLEPTAAIAQLLKGTGIAYSVEGNNVALSSRSNSGASLDLAPTNISATAESAWGPVDGIVAKRSATGSKTDTAIKVIPQTINVVTQDEIKMRGSQSVTEALRYTPGITGGGFADRVKIFDEPTSRGFSPTPLYLDGLHMPYGGGSTGGSLQIDPYTLERIEVLKGPASVLYGQNQPGGIVNMVSKRPTATPLHEVKIGGGSYDRAYGAFDLGGPIDDQGEFLYRLTGVVNDSNSAIDYASQNRMMLAPSLTWLPNDRTTITVFGQYQKDHDVPEAQGLPAFGTVKSTSNGRISRSRFIGEPDVNKYHREQFVVGYEIAHELNDVWTFKQNARYADVNDQYVAPLHGYSFPTNPVTGLNDSSFQSRYAVDWSQHNKVYGLDNIAQAKFKTADIDHTVLLGVDYYHFNSKFLGLYDRTAPGIDLYNPVYGSAINFRQPYKWDNTITQTGLYAQDQLRWNQWFLTLGGRYDFAETDNKQPLSGGHSNQKDEKFTGRAGLGYEFENGITPYVSYAESFLPQTGTDMSGGAFEPTTGKQYEVGIKYEPTFVDGFIQLSAYQIDQDNMLTTDLNNPGFSVQSGTVRSRGVELEGKVNVTQNLRVLAAVSRNQTKWHSANDGREGRTVAMTPPLTASAWINYDFDISTALAGFGMGLGARYVQQSYGSDYESDSFQVPSYTVYDAMVSYDLEKSPLHVKGVKLQANLQNLTDEKYVAACNGTLDCYYGEGRTMTADVTYNW from the coding sequence ATGCCCGCACCGCACGGACTCCACCCGCTCGCCAAGGCTCTGCTGATCCGCCGCTCCTTGCGTTCCACACTGCCAGCGCTGTGCGCCATGGCCCTGACCTTGCCGATGATCGGTCAGGCGCAGGCCGCAGCCGTGGCGCTCGATATTCCTGCCCAGTCGCTGGGGAGTGCTTTGCAGGAATTCGGTCGCCAGACCAACCTTCAAGTGCTTTACAGTCCGGATGAAGTGAGTGGTCTGCGCAGCAGCGCCGTCAGCGGCAACCTGGAGCCGACTGCAGCGATCGCACAGTTGCTCAAAGGCACCGGCATCGCTTACAGCGTGGAAGGCAATAACGTCGCGTTGAGCTCTCGCAGCAACAGCGGCGCCAGCCTCGATCTGGCACCGACCAACATCTCCGCCACTGCGGAATCGGCCTGGGGTCCGGTCGACGGTATCGTCGCCAAGCGCAGTGCCACGGGGTCGAAGACCGATACGGCGATCAAGGTCATTCCGCAGACGATCAACGTCGTCACCCAAGACGAAATCAAGATGCGCGGTTCGCAATCGGTCACCGAAGCCCTGCGTTACACCCCGGGCATCACCGGCGGCGGTTTCGCCGACCGGGTGAAGATTTTCGACGAGCCAACCTCGCGCGGCTTCTCCCCTACTCCGCTGTACCTCGATGGCCTGCACATGCCTTATGGCGGCGGCAGCACCGGCGGTTCGCTGCAGATCGACCCGTACACCCTCGAGCGCATCGAAGTGCTCAAGGGCCCGGCGTCGGTGCTCTACGGTCAGAACCAGCCTGGCGGCATCGTCAACATGGTCAGCAAGCGTCCGACCGCCACCCCGCTGCACGAAGTGAAGATCGGTGGCGGCAGCTATGACCGCGCCTACGGTGCCTTCGACCTCGGCGGCCCGATTGACGATCAGGGTGAATTTCTCTATCGCCTGACCGGTGTGGTCAACGACAGCAACTCGGCAATCGACTACGCCAGCCAGAACCGCATGATGCTCGCGCCAAGCCTGACCTGGCTGCCGAACGACCGCACCACCATCACCGTGTTCGGTCAGTACCAGAAAGACCACGACGTACCGGAAGCCCAGGGCCTGCCAGCGTTCGGCACGGTCAAGAGCACCTCCAACGGTCGCATCAGCCGCAGCCGCTTCATCGGCGAGCCGGACGTGAACAAGTACCATCGCGAGCAGTTTGTGGTCGGTTACGAAATCGCTCACGAACTCAACGACGTCTGGACCTTCAAGCAGAATGCCCGTTACGCCGACGTCAACGACCAGTACGTCGCGCCGCTGCACGGCTATTCGTTCCCGACCAACCCGGTCACCGGCCTCAACGACAGCAGCTTCCAGAGCCGCTACGCCGTGGACTGGTCGCAGCACAACAAGGTCTACGGCCTCGATAACATTGCCCAGGCCAAGTTCAAGACAGCCGACATCGACCACACCGTGCTGTTGGGCGTGGACTACTACCACTTCAACTCGAAGTTCCTCGGCCTGTATGACCGCACCGCTCCGGGTATCGACCTGTACAACCCGGTGTATGGCAGCGCAATCAACTTCCGCCAGCCGTACAAGTGGGACAACACCATCACCCAGACCGGCCTGTACGCTCAGGACCAACTGCGCTGGAACCAGTGGTTCCTGACCCTCGGCGGTCGTTACGACTTCGCCGAAACCGACAACAAGCAGCCACTGTCCGGTGGCCACAGCAACCAGAAAGACGAGAAGTTCACCGGTCGCGCCGGCCTGGGCTACGAGTTCGAGAACGGCATCACGCCATACGTGAGCTACGCCGAATCGTTCCTGCCGCAAACCGGTACCGACATGAGCGGCGGTGCGTTCGAACCAACCACCGGCAAGCAGTACGAAGTCGGCATCAAGTACGAACCGACCTTCGTCGACGGTTTCATTCAGCTGTCGGCTTACCAGATCGACCAGGACAACATGCTGACCACCGACCTCAACAACCCGGGGTTCAGCGTCCAGAGCGGTACGGTGCGTTCGCGTGGGGTAGAGCTGGAAGGCAAGGTCAATGTCACGCAGAACCTGCGCGTACTGGCTGCCGTGTCGCGTAACCAGACCAAGTGGCACAGCGCCAACGACGGTCGCGAAGGTCGCACCGTGGCGATGACACCGCCGCTGACTGCCTCGGCGTGGATCAACTACGATTTCGACATCTCCACTGCTCTGGCCGGTTTCGGCATGGGCCTGGGTGCTCGTTACGTACAACAAAGCTACGGCTCGGACTACGAGTCGGATTCCTTCCAGGTGCCGTCGTACACCGTGTATGACGCGATGGTTTCCTACGATCTGGAAAAATCGCCGCTGCATGTCAAAGGTGTGAAGCTGCAGGCTAACCTGCAGAACCTCACCGACGAGAAATACGTCGCCGCGTGTAACGGTACCCTCGACTGCTACTACGGCGAAGGCCGTACCATGACTGCTGACGTGACCTACAACTGGTAA
- a CDS encoding cyclic peptide export ABC transporter, which translates to MSKPTRGVINELFALLKPFRLIVTVSTLLGMVGGLSVTALLATINSVLHTEGDLSNTMVALFAGLCLLALTSSIFSDIGTNYVGQHIIAKLRKELGEKVLSAPIEQIERYRSHRLIPVLTHDVDTISDFAFAFAPLAISMTVTLGCMGYLAMLSWPMFLMVVVAILLSTIIQYIARGRGMQGFMKARDYEDELQKNYHAVAEGAKELRIHRPRRHRMFVSGIEGTANKICDTQVRSVNIFVIAKTLGSMLFFVVIGLALGLQSLWPSADKAVISGFVLVLLYMKGPLEHLISTLPIVSRAQIAFRRIADLSEQFSSPEPHLLLSEQGPKSKVVLSLELTDVSYSFPTVEGAAPFRLGPVNLKIEQGDIIFIVGENGCGKTTLIKLLLGLYAPHQGQIRLNEQIIDAATRDDYRQLFTTIFADYYLFDDVVQGDTHIPEDANKYLQRLEIAHKVSVRDGSFTTTDLSTGQRKRLALINAWLEERPVLVFDEWAADQDPTFRRIFYTELLPDLKRLGKTIIVISHDDRYFDVADQLVRMSAGKVVTELQSA; encoded by the coding sequence ATGAGCAAACCAACACGCGGGGTGATCAATGAATTGTTCGCCCTGCTCAAACCCTTTCGGCTGATTGTGACCGTCTCGACCCTGCTCGGCATGGTCGGCGGTCTGAGTGTCACCGCGTTGCTGGCGACCATCAACAGCGTGCTGCACACCGAAGGCGACCTGAGCAACACCATGGTCGCGCTGTTCGCCGGGTTGTGCCTGCTGGCCCTTACCAGTTCGATTTTCTCCGACATCGGCACCAACTATGTCGGCCAGCACATCATCGCCAAACTGCGTAAAGAACTGGGCGAAAAAGTCCTCTCGGCACCGATCGAGCAGATCGAGCGCTATCGCAGCCATCGTCTGATCCCGGTGCTGACCCACGATGTCGACACCATCAGCGACTTCGCTTTCGCTTTCGCCCCGCTGGCGATTTCCATGACCGTCACCCTGGGCTGCATGGGCTATCTGGCGATGTTGTCATGGCCGATGTTCCTGATGGTGGTGGTCGCGATCCTGCTCAGCACGATCATTCAGTACATTGCCCGTGGGCGCGGCATGCAAGGATTCATGAAAGCCCGCGACTACGAAGACGAATTGCAGAAGAACTACCACGCCGTCGCTGAGGGCGCGAAAGAACTGCGCATCCACCGTCCGCGCCGGCACCGCATGTTTGTTTCCGGCATTGAAGGTACGGCGAACAAGATCTGCGACACCCAGGTGCGCTCGGTGAATATTTTCGTCATCGCCAAAACCCTGGGTTCGATGCTGTTTTTCGTAGTCATCGGTTTGGCGCTGGGCCTGCAATCGCTGTGGCCGAGCGCCGACAAAGCGGTGATCAGCGGCTTCGTGCTCGTGCTGCTGTACATGAAGGGCCCGCTGGAACACCTGATCAGTACCTTGCCTATCGTCAGCCGCGCGCAGATCGCCTTCCGCCGCATCGCTGATCTGTCCGAACAATTTTCCTCGCCCGAACCGCACCTGCTGCTCAGCGAGCAAGGCCCGAAAAGCAAAGTCGTGCTCAGTCTGGAACTGACCGACGTGTCGTACAGTTTCCCGACCGTGGAAGGCGCGGCGCCATTTCGTCTGGGGCCTGTGAACCTGAAAATCGAACAGGGCGACATCATTTTCATCGTCGGTGAAAACGGCTGCGGCAAGACCACCCTGATCAAACTGCTGCTGGGCCTGTATGCGCCGCATCAAGGTCAGATCCGCCTCAACGAGCAGATCATCGACGCCGCGACCCGCGACGATTACCGCCAGTTGTTCACGACGATCTTCGCCGACTATTACTTGTTCGACGATGTGGTCCAGGGCGATACGCACATCCCGGAAGACGCCAATAAATATCTGCAGCGTCTGGAGATCGCGCACAAGGTCAGCGTGCGTGATGGCTCGTTCACCACCACCGACCTGTCCACGGGCCAGCGCAAGCGCCTGGCGCTGATCAACGCGTGGCTGGAAGAGCGCCCGGTGCTGGTGTTCGATGAATGGGCCGCCGACCAGGACCCGACCTTCCGCCGTATTTTCTACACCGAGTTGCTGCCTGATCTGAAGCGTCTGGGCAAAACCATCATCGTCATTTCCCACGACGATCGTTACTTCGATGTCGCCGACCAATTGGTGCGCATGAGCGCCGGCAAAGTGGTCACCGAGCTTCAATCCGCCTGA